A stretch of Rhododendron vialii isolate Sample 1 chromosome 4a, ASM3025357v1 DNA encodes these proteins:
- the LOC131322047 gene encoding protein FAR1-RELATED SEQUENCE 4-like isoform X2: MHRYFMRMKADNSDLFFAMDLNEKGRLRNVFWTDARSRAACKEFGDVVTFDTTYLVNKYNMSFASFVGVNHHGQSILLGCGLIYHEDTESFSWLFETWKTCMWGCAPKAMITDQCMGMKNAVENVFPDTRHRWCIWHIMKKLPEKLNGYNDYEKISSCMRKAVWNTLTVEQFENAWNRFITKYELQTNTWLEGLYLERKRWIPAYVNGCFWAGMSSTQRSKSMNSYFNGYINSKTTLKQFVEQYENALANKVESENQEDEKSWRTYIPLITQSDFEKQFQSVYTNDKVREFHEEFFERLECSCSKIKESVSEYEVKEWVTYGEGEGRKRIQVSFIVDFNAETNDAHCNCRLFEFKGMVCRHQLMVWSQMGVERVPDKYVFKRWCKNLKRVHTKIRISYDKSSTLIEAHRHDNMCNLFNEVVDLAEDSQEKYNMVMTRVRKLKRELMEVSVVCESNVVSLGDDTGTRIVDISLGDGVIPSGDGVIPSKQSTNILDPESLRRKGRPPCKRKRGVVEKAVKKKRETKKKTVSNENVKEVEKIAHCHEFGTQESVINGNPSYMGHSMWPNMMPYNMQANMAQGRTIFSFSPTFCPTGTILNQFWPSFSSSQSLFNGQFWRGQSTIMDSQVWGGGQSSFLDDQGQYWGGQEPSLQQTQGHGCERRESFTDMLNATNNDGE; encoded by the exons ATGCATCGTTATTTCATGAGAATGAAGGCCGACAATTCTGACCTTTTTTTTGCAATGGATTTGAATGAAAAGGGTCGACTACGGAATGTTTTTTGGACTGATGCAAGGAGTAGGGCAGCTTGTAAGGAGTTTGGTGATGTTGTGACCTTTGACACAACGTACTTGGTAAACAAGTATAACATGTCTTTTGCTTCATTTGTAGGTGTAAACCATCATGGTCAGTCGATTTTATTGGGATGCGGGCTCATTTATCATGAAGATACAGAGTCATTTTCGTGGTTATTTGAGACTTGGAAGACATGCATGTGGGGTTGTGCTCCGAAAGCAATGATTACCGATCAGTGTATGGGCATGAAGAATGCTGTAGAAAATGTATTCCCTGACACCCGACATCGGTGGTGCATATGGCATATAATGAAAAAGTTGCCCGAAAAGTTGAATGGGTACAACGACTATGAGAAAATTAGTTCGTGTATGCGCAAGGCAGTATGGAATACATTGACGGTAGAACAATTTGAGAATGCTTGGAATAGGTTCATCACAAAGTATGAGCTTCAAACTAACACATGGTTAGAGGGGTTGTATCTGGAGAGAAAACGGTGGATTCCTGCCTATGTGAATGGTTGTTTTTGGGCGGGAATGTCATCCACTCAAAGAAGCAAGAGTATGAATTCATATTTTAATGGTTACATAAATTCAAAGACGACCTTGAAACAATTTGTAGAGCAATATGAAAATGCATTGGCAAACAAGGTGGAGAGTGAAAACCAAGAAGATGAGAAAAGTTGGCGAACTTACATCCCCTTAATAACTCAAAGTGACTTTGAGAAACAATTTCAAAGTGTTTACACAAATGACAAGGTTAGAGAGTTTCatgaagaattttttgaaagacttgagtgttcttgtagtaaaataaaagaaagtgtgTCTGAATATGAGGTAAAAGAATGGGTTACATAtggagaaggagaagggagAAAGAGAATTCAAGTGTCGTTTATTGTTGATTTCAATGCTGAAACCAATGATGCACATTGTAATTGTCGATTGTTTGAGTTCAAAGGAATGGTTTGTAGGCATCAACTCATGGTGTGGAGTCAAATGGGAGTTGAAAGAGTGCCTGACAAGTATGTCTTCAaaagatggtgcaaaaatttgaaaagggtCCACACTAAAATTCGGATCAGTTATGATAAGTCCTCAACGTTAATTGAAGCGCATCGGCATGACAACATGTGCAATCTCTTTAATGAGGTTGTCGATTTAGCAGAAGATTCTCAAGAGAAGTATAACATGGTGATGACACGGGTACGCAAGCTAAAACGAGAGTTGATGGAAGTTTCGGTCGTTTGTGAAAGTAATGTGGTTTCACTTGGTGATGACACGGGTACTCGTATTGTGGACATTTCACTTGGAGATGGGGTTATACCTTCTGGAGATGGGGTTATACCTTCCAAACAGAGCACGAACATACTTGACCCGGAAAGTCTTCGAAGAAAAGGGAGGCCGCCGTGCAAAAGGAAGCGAGGTGTTGTGGAAAAAGCagtgaagaagaaaagagaaacaaaaaaaaagacggTATCTAATGAAAATGTCAAGG AGGTTGAGAAAATTGCA CATTGCCATGAGTTTGGGACACAAGAGAGTGTAATAAAT GGCAACCCAAGCTATATGGGGCATTCAATGTGGCCAAACATGATGCCCTATAATATGCAAGCAAATATGGCACAAGGCAgaaccatcttttcattttcacCAACTTTTTGTCCAACCGGAACAATCTTGAACCAATTTTGGCCTTCTTTTTCAAGTTCACAAAGCCTATTCAATGGTCAATTTTGGAGAGGTCAATCAACTATTATGGACAGTCAAGTTTGGGGAGGAGGACAATCAAGTTTTTTGGACGACCAAGGTCAATATTGGGGGGGACAAGAACCAAGTTTACAGCAAACTCAAGGGCATGGATGTGAAAGACGAGAAAGTTTCACAGATATGTTGAATGCAACGAATAATGATGGGGAATAG
- the LOC131322047 gene encoding protein FAR1-RELATED SEQUENCE 4-like isoform X1 — MHRYFMRMKADNSDLFFAMDLNEKGRLRNVFWTDARSRAACKEFGDVVTFDTTYLVNKYNMSFASFVGVNHHGQSILLGCGLIYHEDTESFSWLFETWKTCMWGCAPKAMITDQCMGMKNAVENVFPDTRHRWCIWHIMKKLPEKLNGYNDYEKISSCMRKAVWNTLTVEQFENAWNRFITKYELQTNTWLEGLYLERKRWIPAYVNGCFWAGMSSTQRSKSMNSYFNGYINSKTTLKQFVEQYENALANKVESENQEDEKSWRTYIPLITQSDFEKQFQSVYTNDKVREFHEEFFERLECSCSKIKESVSEYEVKEWVTYGEGEGRKRIQVSFIVDFNAETNDAHCNCRLFEFKGMVCRHQLMVWSQMGVERVPDKYVFKRWCKNLKRVHTKIRISYDKSSTLIEAHRHDNMCNLFNEVVDLAEDSQEKYNMVMTRVRKLKRELMEVSVVCESNVVSLGDDTGTRIVDISLGDGVIPSGDGVIPSKQSTNILDPESLRRKGRPPCKRKRGVVEKAVKKKRETKKKTVSNENVKEVEKIAVGHGFGTQDSVVNGNPSYMGHSMWPNMMPYNMQANMAQGRTIFSFSPTFCPTGTILNQFWPSFSSSQSLFNGQFWRGQSTIMDSQVWGGGQSSFLDDQGQYWGGQEPSLQQTQGHGCERRESFTDMLNATNNDGE, encoded by the exons ATGCATCGTTATTTCATGAGAATGAAGGCCGACAATTCTGACCTTTTTTTTGCAATGGATTTGAATGAAAAGGGTCGACTACGGAATGTTTTTTGGACTGATGCAAGGAGTAGGGCAGCTTGTAAGGAGTTTGGTGATGTTGTGACCTTTGACACAACGTACTTGGTAAACAAGTATAACATGTCTTTTGCTTCATTTGTAGGTGTAAACCATCATGGTCAGTCGATTTTATTGGGATGCGGGCTCATTTATCATGAAGATACAGAGTCATTTTCGTGGTTATTTGAGACTTGGAAGACATGCATGTGGGGTTGTGCTCCGAAAGCAATGATTACCGATCAGTGTATGGGCATGAAGAATGCTGTAGAAAATGTATTCCCTGACACCCGACATCGGTGGTGCATATGGCATATAATGAAAAAGTTGCCCGAAAAGTTGAATGGGTACAACGACTATGAGAAAATTAGTTCGTGTATGCGCAAGGCAGTATGGAATACATTGACGGTAGAACAATTTGAGAATGCTTGGAATAGGTTCATCACAAAGTATGAGCTTCAAACTAACACATGGTTAGAGGGGTTGTATCTGGAGAGAAAACGGTGGATTCCTGCCTATGTGAATGGTTGTTTTTGGGCGGGAATGTCATCCACTCAAAGAAGCAAGAGTATGAATTCATATTTTAATGGTTACATAAATTCAAAGACGACCTTGAAACAATTTGTAGAGCAATATGAAAATGCATTGGCAAACAAGGTGGAGAGTGAAAACCAAGAAGATGAGAAAAGTTGGCGAACTTACATCCCCTTAATAACTCAAAGTGACTTTGAGAAACAATTTCAAAGTGTTTACACAAATGACAAGGTTAGAGAGTTTCatgaagaattttttgaaagacttgagtgttcttgtagtaaaataaaagaaagtgtgTCTGAATATGAGGTAAAAGAATGGGTTACATAtggagaaggagaagggagAAAGAGAATTCAAGTGTCGTTTATTGTTGATTTCAATGCTGAAACCAATGATGCACATTGTAATTGTCGATTGTTTGAGTTCAAAGGAATGGTTTGTAGGCATCAACTCATGGTGTGGAGTCAAATGGGAGTTGAAAGAGTGCCTGACAAGTATGTCTTCAaaagatggtgcaaaaatttgaaaagggtCCACACTAAAATTCGGATCAGTTATGATAAGTCCTCAACGTTAATTGAAGCGCATCGGCATGACAACATGTGCAATCTCTTTAATGAGGTTGTCGATTTAGCAGAAGATTCTCAAGAGAAGTATAACATGGTGATGACACGGGTACGCAAGCTAAAACGAGAGTTGATGGAAGTTTCGGTCGTTTGTGAAAGTAATGTGGTTTCACTTGGTGATGACACGGGTACTCGTATTGTGGACATTTCACTTGGAGATGGGGTTATACCTTCTGGAGATGGGGTTATACCTTCCAAACAGAGCACGAACATACTTGACCCGGAAAGTCTTCGAAGAAAAGGGAGGCCGCCGTGCAAAAGGAAGCGAGGTGTTGTGGAAAAAGCagtgaagaagaaaagagaaacaaaaaaaaagacggTATCTAATGAAAATGTCAAGG AGGTTGAGAAAATTGCAGTTGGCCATGGGTTCGGGACACAAGATAGTGTAGTAAAT GGCAACCCAAGCTATATGGGGCATTCAATGTGGCCAAACATGATGCCCTATAATATGCAAGCAAATATGGCACAAGGCAgaaccatcttttcattttcacCAACTTTTTGTCCAACCGGAACAATCTTGAACCAATTTTGGCCTTCTTTTTCAAGTTCACAAAGCCTATTCAATGGTCAATTTTGGAGAGGTCAATCAACTATTATGGACAGTCAAGTTTGGGGAGGAGGACAATCAAGTTTTTTGGACGACCAAGGTCAATATTGGGGGGGACAAGAACCAAGTTTACAGCAAACTCAAGGGCATGGATGTGAAAGACGAGAAAGTTTCACAGATATGTTGAATGCAACGAATAATGATGGGGAATAG
- the LOC131322046 gene encoding L-type lectin-domain containing receptor kinase IV.1-like, producing MFLNPLFSVSPLLPLLLALLPSTPAQDRLSFTFNNFKAASPNLTLDGIAEFTPSGLLALTNGTRHEIGHAFFPKPFPFKPSPNASVSSFSTSFIFSIITDYPTYSAHGIVFVVAPAPRLPGALSGDYLGLFNETNNGNSTNHVVAVELDTVPKSEFKDINDNHVGIDINGLDSVASKAAGYYSSNGRFQNLSLISGKAMQVWVEYDGGKKEMNVTMAPVDLPKPNTPLLTLSKDLSPILNQTMYVGFSSSSGYITSTSHYLLAWSFKMNGLADGFDFSQLPKLPQIGRKKTSMLFKIGLPLICLVLVFGVVSGVVFYIRRKRKFAEVLEDWELDYGPHRFKYKDLYIATKGFGEKSLLGSGGFGRVYRGILPTSEIEIAVKRVSHESRQGMRQFVAEIVSVGRMRHRNLVQLLGYCRRKGELLLVYDYMPNGSLDRFLYDQPSVTLSWQERFRVIKGVASGLLYLHEEWEQVVVHRDVKASNVLLDGEMNGRLGDFGLARLYDHGTNPQSTLVAGTLGYLAPEHIRIGKATTSTDVYAFGAFLLEVACGRRPIEPRAAVENLVLVDLVFSFWRGGEILRTVDPKLGSQYVAEEVELVLKLGLWCSHSEPVARPSMRQVVQYLEGDIPLPELKLMGNSATGIMFAHREGFDEQLSSVVESLLSGGR from the coding sequence ATGTTTCTCAATCCTCTTTTCTCtgtctctcctctcctccccctcctcctcgctctcctccCCTCCACACCCGCCCAAGACCGCCTCAGCTTCACCTTCAACAACTTCAAAGCCGCCTCACCAAACCTCACCCTCGACGGCATAGCCGAGTTCACACCCTCAGGCCTCCTAGCCCTCACCAACGGCACCCGCCATGAAATCGGCCACGCCTTTTTCCCCAAACCATTCCCCTTCAAACCCTCACCGAACGCCTCCGTTTCCTCATTCTCCACctccttcatcttctccataATCACCGATTACCCCACCTACTCCGCTCACGGCATTGTCTTCGTCGTGGCCCCCGCCCCGCGCCTCCCTGGTGCCCTCTCCGGCGATTACTTGGGCCTCTTCAATGAAACTAATAACGGGAACTCAACCAACCACGTGGTCGCGGTAGAGCTTGATACTGTACCCAAGAGCGAGTTTAAAGATATAAACGATAACCATGTCGGTATCGACATTAATGGGCTGGACTCTGTTGCGTCTAAGGCAGCTGGGTACTATTCTTCAAATGGGAGGTTTCAGAATTTGAGTCTGATCAGCGGTAAGGCGATGCAAGTTTGGGTTGAATACGACGGGGGAAAGAAGGAAATGAATGTTACTATGGCTCCGGTTGATTTGCCCAAGCCAAACACGCCGCTATTGACTCTTTCTAAGGATCTTTCCCCGATCTTGAACCAAACTATGTACGTTGggttctcttcctcttctggttATATCACAAGTACTTCCCATTATCTATTGGCGTGGAGCTTTAAGATGAATGGATTGGCTGATGGGTTTGATTTCTCTCAACTCCCTAAGCTTCCTCAAATCGGACGGAAGAAAACATCTATGCTTTTTAAAATTGGGTTGCCTTTGATTTGTTTAGTTTTGGTGTTTGGAGTAGTTTCAGGGGTAGTGTTTTATATTAGAAGGAAGAGGAAGTTTGCTGAAGTTCTTGAAGATTGGGAACTTGACTATGGGCCTCATAGGTTCAAGTACAAGGACTTGTATATTGCCACCAAAGGGTTTGGGGAAAAGAGCCTCTTGGGTAGTGGGGGATTTGGTAGGGTTTATAGAGGAATACTACCCACTTCCGAAATTGAGATTGCAGTCAAGAGGGTATCTCATGAATCCAGGCAAGGAATGAGGCAGTTCGTCGCGGAAATAGTTAGTGTTGGCCGTATGCGCCACCGAAATCTAGTACAACTCCTTGGTTATTGCCGCCGGAAAGGGGAGCTCCTTTTGGTATATGATTACATGCCTAATGGCAGTCTAGACAGGTTCCTCTATGACCAACCGAGCGTCACCCTCAGTTGGCAAGAAAGATTTCGAGTTATTAAAGGAGTGGCATCAGGCCTACTTTATTTACACGAAGAATGGGAGCAAGTTGTTGTACATAGAGATGTTAAGGCGAGTAATGTTTTGTTAGATGGTGAAATGAACGGAAGATTGGGCGATTTTGGGCTAGCTAGATTGTATGATCACGGAACTAATCCACAGTCCACTCTCGTGGCTGGAACACTAGGGTATCTTGCGCCAGAGCATATTAGAATCGGAAAGGCCACAACGAGCACCGATGTGTATGCTTTTGGTGCCTTTTTGCTTGAAGTGGCATGTGGAAGGAGGCCCATTGAGCCACGAGCAGCAGTGGAGAACTTAGTTTTGGTGGATTTGGTGTTTTCTTTTTGGCGTGGAGGGGAAATTTTGCGAACGGTTGATCCCAAATTGGGGAGTCAGTATGTGGcggaggaagtggagttggttTTGAAGTTGGGATTGTGGTGTTCACACTCTGAGCCGGTCGCCAGGCCAAGTATGAGGCAAGTTGTGCAGTATTTGGAGGGAGATATTCCTCTTCCGGAGTTAAAATTAATGGGTAATTCTGCCACGGGTATAATGTTTGCTCACCGCGAAGGGTTTGATGAGCAATTGTCTTCTGTTGTAGAGTCCCTTCTCTCTGGAGGTAGATGA